The Epinephelus lanceolatus isolate andai-2023 chromosome 1, ASM4190304v1, whole genome shotgun sequence genome has a window encoding:
- the lrrn1 gene encoding leucine-rich repeat neuronal protein 1 has translation MARRRLDCLLLGQVLAGLTLVSIGLSFVQSNECPQLCVCEIRPWFTPQSTYREAITVDCNDLRLTRIPGNLSSDTQVLLLQSNYIARTNDELEQLFNLTELDLSQNNFSSIRDVGLTNMSQLTTLHLEENQITEMPDYCLQDLSNLQELYINHNQINTISANAFSGLHNLLRLHLNSNKLKTINSQWFESTPNLEILMIGENPVVGIMDFNFKPLGNLRSLVLAGMDLTDIPGNAFVGLDNLESLSFYDNKLVRVPQRALQKLPNLKFLDLNKNPVHKIQEGDFKNMLRLKELGINNMGELVSMDRYALDNLPELTKLEATNNPKFSFINRQAFRDVPALESLMLNNNALNALYQSTVDSLPNLREISIHSNPLRCGCVIQWMSSNKTTVRFMEPLSMFCAMPTEVRGLHVREVLQNKLANQCLPLISHDTFPSHLNLDIGMTLDLDCRAMSQPEPEIYWVTPMGNKVMMDTQSDKYSLSSEGTLRISHIQVEDSGRYTCVAQNAEGADTRVTAIRVNGTLLDSTQLMKIYVKQTESHSILVSWKINSNVMTSNLKWSSATMKIDNPHITYTARVPVDVHEYNLTHLQPATEYEVCLTVSNIHQQTQKSCVNVTTKQATFAVEISDQGTNTALAAVMGTMFAVISLASLGVYIAKRWKRKNYHHSLKKYMQKTSSIPLNELYPPLINLWEADSEKEKEGSSEAKPSQVDTTRSYYMW, from the coding sequence ATGGCTAGACGGAGGTTAGACTGCTTACTTCTAGGCCAGGTGTTAGCTGGCCTGACGCTGGTATCGATAGGACTATCCTTCGTCCAGAGCAATGAATGCccccagctgtgtgtgtgcgagatcCGGCCCTGGTTTACCCCTCAGTCCACCTACAGAGAAGCCATCACAGTGGACTGCAATGACCTTCGCTTAACACGCATCCCGGGAAACCTCTCCAGTGACACTCAGGTACTCCTCCTTCAGAGCAACTACATTGCCAGGACCAATGACGAGCTGGAGCAGCTCTTCAACCTGACTGAGCTGGACTTGTCCCAGAACAACTTCAGTAGCATCCGGGATGTTGGCCTTACCAATATGTCCCAGCTCACCACGCTTCACCTGGAGGAGAACCAGATCACGGAAATGCCAGATTATTGTCTGCAGGACCTCAGCAATCTGCAGGAGCTCTACATCAACCACAATCAGATCAACACCATCTCTGCCAATGCCTTCTCTGGGCTCCACAACCTGCTCAGGCTTCACCTTAACTCCAACAAGCTTAAGACCATCAACAGCCAGTGGTTTGAATCAACGCCCAACCTAGAGATCCTCATGATTGGGGAGAACCCTGTTGTTGGAATAATGGACTTCAATTTCAAGCCGCTGGGTAACCTTAGAAGCCTTGTTTTGGCTGGAATGGATTTGACAGACATCCCTGGAAATGCCTTTGTGGGACTTGACAATCTTGAGAGCCTCTCTTTCTATGACAATAAGCTGGTCCGAGTTCCTCAGAGAGCCCTTCAGAAACTACCTAACCTTAAGTTCCTGGATTTGAACAAAAACCCAGTGCACAAGATTCAGGAAGGAGATTTCAAGAACATGCTAAGACTGAAGGAGCTGGGCATAAACAACATGGGAGAGCTGGTTTCTATGGACCGGTATGCTCTGGACAATCTTCCTGAGCTCACAAAGCTGGAGGCTACAAACAACCCCAAGTTCTCTTTCATCAACCGTCAAGCCTTCCGTGATGTCCCAGCCTTGGAGAGCTTAATGTTGAACAACAATGCCCTGAATGCCCTTTATCAGTCCACAGTGGACTCTCTCCCCAACTTGCGTGAGATCAGCATCCACAGTAATCCTCTGCGCTGTGGCTGTGTCATTCAGTGGATGAGCTCCAACAAAACCACCGTCCGTTTCATGGAACCTCTATCCATGTTTTGTGCCATGCCAACAGAAGTAAGGGGTTTGCATGTCCGAGAGGTGCTGCAGAATAAATTAGCAAACCAGTGCCTGCCCCTGATTTCCCATGATACTTTCCCAAGCCACCTCAACCTTGACATCGGAATGACCTTGGACTTGGACTGCAGAGCCATGTCCCAGCCTGAGCCTGAAATATACTGGGTGACACCAATGGGGAACAAGGTAATGATGGACACCCAATCTGACAAGTACAGCCTCAGCAGTGAAGGGACATTGAGAATTTCTCATATCCAAGTAGAAGACTCTGGCAGATACACCTGTGTGGCTCAAAATGCAGAGGGAGCTGACACAAGAGTGACAGCTATACGGGTGAACGGCACTCTGTTAGACAGCACTCAGCTCATGAAGATCTACGTCAAACAAACAGAATCTCACTCTATCCTTGTCTCCTGGAAAATAAACTCCAATGTGATGACCTCTAACCTCAAGTGGTCATCTGCCACCATGAAAATAGACAATCCACATATTACTTACACTGCCAGAGTACCTGTCGATGTCCACGAGTACAACCTTACACATTTACAACCAGCAACTGAGTACGAGGTGTGCCTCACCGTCTCCAACATCCACCAACAAACACAGAAGTCGTGTGTGAATGTGACGACAAAGCAAGCGACCTTTGCTGTGGAAATATCTGACCAAGGGACCAACACTGCTCTTGCAGCAGTCATGGGAACCATGTTTGCAGTCATCAGTCTGGCCTCTCTGGGAGTATACATTGCCAAGAGGTGGAAGAGGAAAAACTATCACCATTCTCTGAAAAAGTACATGCAGAAAACCTCATCAATACCGCTAAACGAGTTGTACCCTCCTCTTATCAACTTGTGGGAGGCAGACAgtgagaaggagaaagagggcTCATCTGAGGCCAAACCCAGTCAGGTGGACACCACACGCAGCTATTACATGTGGTGA